Genomic segment of Streptosporangium sp. NBC_01755:
GCGCCGCTGGGAATGCCTTCGGCCTGTTCAGCGAGTGGCCGAGCGGTAATGAGGTCAGATGCGATATCCACATACTGCAGGATGCCGAGGGCCGACGGCTGGAAGTAGCCAACGTTAATGCCACCCCCGTCGAATCCCGTCTCGGAACCGACATGATCTACTTCCATGAGTCCACCCAGAGTTTCGTACTCGTTCAGTACAAGCGTCTCGATTCACGCAAACGATCGATCTACGTGGACGATCGACTGCTGAGCCTGGATCCACCGAGCCGATTCTGAACTGAAGATCCTGAAATGAGAGGAGGTGCCCTCCGACCTGGGATGATGGGAGTTCTTCAGGCTTCCGCCACCTTGATCGAGAGGACACCTCTCAAGTGCAATTGTTCCACGACTCTGCCAAGACCCATGCGATCTTCGATGAGGAGCGTGTAGTCGCGTACGGCGGGCTGGGGCCGGTGATGCGGTTGGCCGAGCGGTGCGGCCTGAGCGACCTGGCGGGCGAGCACGTCACTCCCACCGGCCGGGACGGCGTGAACCCGGCGGCGAAGATCGGCTCGATCGTAGCCGGGATGGCCTGCGGGGCCGACAGCATCGATGATCTGGACGCACTGCGCCACGGCGGCATGGACACGTTGTTTACCGGTATCCGCGCACCGTCCACGCTGGGATCGTTCCTGCGGTGCCTGGCCTGGGGCAACGTCCGGCAGATCGAGAAAGTGGCCCGCCTGCTGCTGGCCCGGCTGGCCGCCCATACGCCGTTGCTGCCCGGCGCGGACGTGCTCGCCTTCCTCGATGTGGACTCGATGCAGCGACGTACCTACGGCTACAAGAAGCAAGGATCGGGGTTCGGCCACACCAAGATCGGCGGCAAGGGCGTGCTGGTGCGCGGACTGAACGTGCTGGCCTCCACACTGTCCACACCGCTGGCCGCCCCGGTGGTGACCGGCACCCGGCTGCGCGGCGGAAGCGCGAACTCCGCCCGCGGCGCGGCCTGGTTCGTGCGTGAGTCGATCGGCGCGGCACGATCAGCGGGCGCGAGCGCCACCCTGATGATGCGCGGGGACTCGGCGTTCTACACCGCAGGCGTGATCAACGCCTGCCACACGAACGACGTGCGCTTCTCCGTCACCGCCAAAATGGACCCCAAGATCAAAGCCGCGATCGCGGCGATCGACGAAACCGCCTGGACAGCGATCAAATACCCCAACGCCATCTTCGACGAACAAGCAGGGGGCTGGATCTCCGACGCCGAGATCGCGGAGGTCGCCTACACGGCGTTCGCCGCGAAGAAGGGCCAGGCCATCACCGCCCGGCTGATCGTGCGCCGGGTCAAACGGCTCAACTCGCAGACCGGGCTCCGGCCAGAGGAACCGTTCCCGCTCTACCGCTATCACGCGATCTTCACCGACAGTCCGTACGCCCTCGGGCAGGCCGAGGAACAACACCGTGATCACGCGGTCATCGAGCAGGTCAACGCGGACTTGATCGACGGGCCATTAGCGCACCTGCCCTCGGGCGTGTTCACCGCCAACGCCGCCTGGCTGACCTTGGCGGCGATCTGCCACAACCTGCTGCGCGCGGCCGGCTGCCTGGCCGGAACCTTTCACGCCAAGGCGCGCGGCGCCACCCTGCGCCGCCATCTCATCGGCGTGCCCGCCCGCATCGCCCGGCACGGCCGGGGCCACCTCACCCTGCATCTTCCCCGGTATTGGCACTGGCGGCACGCATGGATGAACCTCTTCCAAGCCGTCCACCGGCTGCCACCGATCCGCGCGGCTTGACCCGTCCCCGCCCTGCCACCACTCTTCCCTCGACCTCCACGGTCACCCGCGCCCTCGCGCACGAACCCCGCCCCCGAGCCCGTGAACGCCTGGACAATCCGTGACCCGCGCACGGCGGGTTCTCCACACCCCAAATC
This window contains:
- a CDS encoding IS1380 family transposase, with amino-acid sequence MQLFHDSAKTHAIFDEERVVAYGGLGPVMRLAERCGLSDLAGEHVTPTGRDGVNPAAKIGSIVAGMACGADSIDDLDALRHGGMDTLFTGIRAPSTLGSFLRCLAWGNVRQIEKVARLLLARLAAHTPLLPGADVLAFLDVDSMQRRTYGYKKQGSGFGHTKIGGKGVLVRGLNVLASTLSTPLAAPVVTGTRLRGGSANSARGAAWFVRESIGAARSAGASATLMMRGDSAFYTAGVINACHTNDVRFSVTAKMDPKIKAAIAAIDETAWTAIKYPNAIFDEQAGGWISDAEIAEVAYTAFAAKKGQAITARLIVRRVKRLNSQTGLRPEEPFPLYRYHAIFTDSPYALGQAEEQHRDHAVIEQVNADLIDGPLAHLPSGVFTANAAWLTLAAICHNLLRAAGCLAGTFHAKARGATLRRHLIGVPARIARHGRGHLTLHLPRYWHWRHAWMNLFQAVHRLPPIRAA